Proteins encoded by one window of Danaus plexippus chromosome Z, MEX_DaPlex, whole genome shotgun sequence:
- the LOC116778187 gene encoding uncharacterized protein LOC116778187: MDNEGKFSVNKRNSLKNDGKDRWEIAWHKPCVFYKPNLVNKLWPMLVMIGSLEIAVGIILLIVLVLYSQEFDKIYSSEYNKAITSSTFVVLFILALTGSVLLISLILDRRRLMLIYILLSTILCTYIFALSAFEIHYGILKLRTDSYNKDTKREIFNTACILGIITMLSSVVHFIGILAVITFYSFKYFQPRLQEKYELVDNT; the protein is encoded by the exons ATGGATAATGAAGGAAAATTTTCtgttaataaaagaaactcATTAAAAAACGATGGTAAAGATCGTTGGGAAATAGCGTGGCACAAACCCTGTGTCTTTTATAAGCCAAATTTGGTGAACAAGCTATGGCCAATGTTGGTGATGATTGGTTCATTGGAGATAGCTGTTGGCATCATCCTGCTTATAGTTTTGGTTTTGTACTCTCAGGAATTTGATAAGATATATTCAtctgaatataataaag CTATCACTTCGTCCACGTTTGTTGTTCTCTTTATACTTGCTCTGACTGGATCCGTCttacttatttcattaattttggaTCGACGGAGACTAATGCTT atttaCATTTTACTGTCAACAATCCTTTGTACTTACATATTCGCCTTGTCGGCGTTTGAGATACATTATGGAATTCTAAAATTACGAACAG ATTCTTACAATAAAGATACGAAAAGGGAAATATTTAACACTGCTTGTATTTTGGGAATTATTACAATGCTTAGTTCAG ttgttCACTTCATCGGAATCCTCGCTGTCATCACCTTTTACAGTTTCAAATATTTCCAACCGAGACTGCAGGAAAAATACGAGCTGGTTGATAATACTTGA